From one Culex quinquefasciatus strain JHB chromosome 3, VPISU_Cqui_1.0_pri_paternal, whole genome shotgun sequence genomic stretch:
- the LOC6038822 gene encoding uncharacterized protein LOC6038822 isoform X2, translating into MNILVISFLALASLSTFPAPSLGTPASAAAADVSDPKKSLAAAAVAPINNNGLKEVWQEDEHEVLIRNERGTKNGGGAGTADSQCRYTKGPWTECDAKSNTRSRTLSLKKGEQSCVQTRTIQKKCKKACRYDKGAWSECAPNGQMSRTDSLKSSSDATCQTSRVVNKNCNQGKSKDKQNKPAKAEKKEKGIRKNRQ; encoded by the exons ATGAACATACTGGTAATATCGTTCCTGGCGCTGGCGTCACTGTCCACGTTCCCGGCGCCGTCGCTGGGAACGCCGGCCTCGGCCGCCGCCGCAGACGTGTCCGATCCGAAGAAATCGCTGGCCGCGGCCGCCGTCGCCCCCATCAACAACAACGGCCTGAAGGAGGTCTGGCAGGAGGACGAACACGAGGTGCTGATCCGGAACGAGCGGGGCACCAAGAACGGCGGAGGCGCCGGAACCGCTG ACTCGCAGTGCCGTTACACCAAGGGCCCGTGGACCGAGTGCGACGCCAAGTCCAACACGCGCTCCCGGACGCTGTCGCTGAAAAAGGGCGAGCAGTCCTGCGTGCAGACCCGCACCATCCAGAAGAAGTGCAAAAAAG CCTGCCGCTACGACAAGGGCGCCTGGTCCGAGTGCGCCCCGAACGGCCAGATGTCCCGCACCGATAGCCTAAAGTCGAGCAGCGACGCCACCTGCCAGACGTCCCGAGTGGTCAACAAGAACTGCAATCAGGGCAAGTCGAAAGACAAACAGAACAAGCCCGCCAAGGCCGAGAAGAAGGAGAAAG
- the LOC6038822 gene encoding uncharacterized protein LOC6038822 isoform X1 codes for MNILVISFLALASLSTFPAPSLGTPASAAAADVSDPKKSLAAAAVAPINNNGLKEVWQEDEHEVLIRNERGTKNGGGAGTAGKKDRKKDKTQSSSSSPSSSSSPQSSSAGGASNGHQKYNKQQNTKPKPSDRQQAQNSQCRYTKGPWTECDAKSNTRSRTLSLKKGEQSCVQTRTIQKKCKKACRYDKGAWSECAPNGQMSRTDSLKSSSDATCQTSRVVNKNCNQGKSKDKQNKPAKAEKKEKGIRKNRQ; via the exons ATGAACATACTGGTAATATCGTTCCTGGCGCTGGCGTCACTGTCCACGTTCCCGGCGCCGTCGCTGGGAACGCCGGCCTCGGCCGCCGCCGCAGACGTGTCCGATCCGAAGAAATCGCTGGCCGCGGCCGCCGTCGCCCCCATCAACAACAACGGCCTGAAGGAGGTCTGGCAGGAGGACGAACACGAGGTGCTGATCCGGAACGAGCGGGGCACCAAGAACGGCGGAGGCGCCGGAACCGCTGGTAAGAAAGACCGCAAAAAAGACAAAACCCAGTCCTCGTCCTCTTCACCATCATCATCTTCATCACCACAATCCTCGTCCGCGGGGGGTGCCAGCAATGGCCACCAGAaatacaacaaacaacaaaacacTAAACCCAAACCGTCTGACCGACAGCAGGCACAGA ACTCGCAGTGCCGTTACACCAAGGGCCCGTGGACCGAGTGCGACGCCAAGTCCAACACGCGCTCCCGGACGCTGTCGCTGAAAAAGGGCGAGCAGTCCTGCGTGCAGACCCGCACCATCCAGAAGAAGTGCAAAAAAG CCTGCCGCTACGACAAGGGCGCCTGGTCCGAGTGCGCCCCGAACGGCCAGATGTCCCGCACCGATAGCCTAAAGTCGAGCAGCGACGCCACCTGCCAGACGTCCCGAGTGGTCAACAAGAACTGCAATCAGGGCAAGTCGAAAGACAAACAGAACAAGCCCGCCAAGGCCGAGAAGAAGGAGAAAG